cctctatcaagtccccccttaaccttctgcgctccaaagaataaagccctaacttgttcaacctttctctgtaacttagttgctgaaacccaggcaacattctagtaaatctcctctggactctctgtattttgttgacatccttcctataattaggcgaccaaaattgtacaccatactccagaattggcctcaccaatgccttgtacaattttaacattacaccccaacttctatactcaatgctctgatttataaaggccagcacaccaaaagctttctttaccaccctatctacatgagattccactttcagggaactgtgtacagttattcccagatccctctgttcacctacattcttcaattccctaccatttaggtTACCTGGACTTTATTCTAGCGCACACACGGGAGTCATTCATCATCTATCAGTCCTATATACTCTATATACTTCTATATActcatttacacagagggtggtgcctggatcgtgctgccagaggtggaagttgaagcagatacaatagttcgAAAGACTATTAGATGGGACATAGATATGTTCAttgtgttcttgtgctgtactgctccatgttttgtgtgtgtgtgtatctttgcTTCACTCTCTCTGAGACTGTGTTGCTACAAACCATTGATTTCGGTGACTTGCACCTGGCCACCTCTGGCCCAGATGTCAGTGACGGCCGTCATAACCTCCAGGCACCTGCCAAAGTCTTCGGCCGGACACCGGGTGGCGAGGGAGGAGAGTTTGCGAGCTACCTTGAAGGCCTGGCGGTACCGCTCCTGCTGCACCTTGTCCCGCTCCCTCAGTGACGCGGGTGGGAACTGACCGCCGAGGAAGTGCTCCTGCGTCCAGCGCCCGGCGCAGAGCGAGGGCTCGAAGAGGTCGGAGCCCAGCCGCCGCCGGAGAGCCAGGACGTGCCGGCAGGGGAGCCTCATGGAGGTGCGGAAGGCACACTGGCAGCTGGCCTGGTCCGTCACGAGGGCCCGGCGCCGACACACGGGCCAGGCCCTATCGGCCTCCACACTGAGGAAGGAGACCCACTCCGCTTCCTCCAGCTCCCTCTGCACCCGGCGGAAGGCAAAGTCGGTGAGCAGCTCCCGGTAGAAAGACTCGACGGAGTTGTCCTCCAGCCCTGCAGGAGGCGCTCTCTGCAACACCCGCTGGTCGCACTCTGCCCGCACCGTGTCCACGGCCTTCAGGAGGTCCCGGGTGAAGGAGGTCACGTTGGAGAAGTCCTCGACCGTGGCCGCCAGCCTCTGGCTCAGCGCCTGCACCCGCTGCAGGGAGCTGGTGAGGTAGCTCTCGTTCTCGTGCTTGAAGCCCTCCACCCACTGGCGGCGCGACCCGTGCCACGTCTTGTGGAAGTAGTCAACGGCACTCTCCGCGTTGGAGTCCAGCAGCTGGCGGTACAGCAGGTCGTAGTCCTCTGTCCACGTCGCGTAACACATACTGTGCAGGATCTGCAGCAGCTGGCTCCTGGCGGGAAGAAAGGGAAGAGGAGACAAGGTTAGGAACCTCCCGGTGCAGCAccatggcgtagtggtagagttgctgccttacagtgccagtcccaggatccatcctgactacaggcattGTCTGTGTGGAGAGCCCAACCtcataacatgggtaaaattattatatgataaaccgatggcaagaattttaactaataacatgttatctcaaaaatttcaactatcaaggggtaataggcagggatgtgcactatcacccctgctatttgcccttatgatagaacccctggctgaaagtataagaattcatccgaatattcagggctataataccagggactcaaagaataaaatctcattatatgcagacgatatacttttatatattacaaagtcacaaacgagcataccaaatttattaaacttaatagaggaatttgggtctttttctggatatagaataaactggaacaaaagcgaaatcatgacattaaaacctcaagaacctacacacttactgaagttcccctttaaaatcgcaacagaaaaatttaaatatttgggtattcagattactagaaaatataaagcattattcaatgctaatttcatacctttattaaataaacttaatacacggattaaattttggaaaacacttcccttatcattattaggtagaataaatgcaataaaaatgatcttcttaccacaattattatacctatttcagtctataccggtatatataccaaaatatatattttttaaattagactctaacattacaaattatatttgggactataaatcacatagaatcacaaaaaaacacttatgtaaaccaaaagaggtcggggggactttcacttccgaattttatgtattattactgggcagtgcatattaagaatatgatttattggttggatagttctacacaacagacagaatggataaaaatggagaaggaggattgtcatccttgtaatataggaacgatcctcttttcccccaaagaactgaataacacaatatataagaagaacccaattatatatggtacaataagaatttggaaacaaataaaattatctttaaaattaagaaatctatcactgttaatgccaattgcaaataaccctttatttaaaccatctcttattgataagacatataaccaatgggaaagtctcggaattaggatcagggatatgtacgaaatgggaaacctactatcattccaacaactacaattaaaatttaaattgaaaaacaaccaatattttaaatatcttcagatttgcgactttgtgaaaaaatatatacaaggatatcaaaacgtaactcctgacttatgggaagaagcaatgaatattgaagctgactcacaaaaattaatatcctatttatataatagtattctaaatatagacctaccatcgacagaggtacttagagaagagtgggaacgggaattaatgataaaaattacgaaggttaaatgggaaaaatacctgatatatattcacaaatgttcaattaatgtaagacataatctaattcaatttaaaattgtacatagattatattattcaaaaacaagattgaacaaattttatccaaatatatccgccacttgtgataaatgtctagtccaaaaggcaactataacacactccttagtttcctgcataaaactttatagattttggaattatatttttgaaatacttacaaaattattcaagacaagaatggaacctaatactaaaatgattatatttggtgtaatggaagatgggaataaattgaacacatctcaaaatctattccttaattatggtttaataatagcaaaaaaattaatactttaattttggaagggtacatcaatatcaacgcttaaaatgtggattgcaagtaagttggacaccgctcatcttgaggaaatgcgattcctcctaatggataaatcagaccaattcataacgagttggtctccattcgtcgtttttttgggaaccatatggtgcaacacaattgtaaaaaataactgtttcaggactggacgagggttgggcaagattataaataatgatctccttttcttttcactattttctctctcaactttcttcatttactcgttttctttcttcacacactatatatttcacatctttctatcctttactatctaacttctttttcttattctcatcttttttcaatgtaacaaaaaaaaaaaaagaagttgtacataaaatgtattatgaaaatatatattaggcactttggtgccatatgactgtgcttacttctaataaaataaaatatatacagtGCCAGTCCCaggatccatcctgactacaggcattgtctgtgtggagagcccaacctcccccccccccccccttgcccctgtcccacgacaGAATCACGATGCCAGAACTTATTGATGCCCGATGGTGCAGTAGAGGGGGCaggtggagagaagagggaaggggaggagggggcggaGAGTAGGAGGAggaaaagagggggagaagggaaggaggagcgggtaagaaagagggaaagaaaagagagagagagagagagagagagtggagtagATGggacagaaagaaagaaattagaaaagctaaaagacgatatgaggttgctttggcaagtaaggtaaaagtaaatccgaagggtttctaccgctatattaatagcaaaaggataacgagggataaaattggtccattagagagtcagagtggacaactatctgcagagccaaaagagatggggtagatattgaacagtttcttttcttcggtattcaccaaggagaaggatattgaattatgtgaggtaagggaaacaagtagagtagctatggaaactatgaggatcaaagaagaggaagtactgacacttttgagaaatataaaagtggataagtctccaggtccggacaggatattccctaggacattgagggaagttagtgtagaaatagcaggggctatggcagaaatatttcaaatgtcattagaaacgggaatagtgccggaggattggcgtactgcgcatgttgttccattgtttaaaaaggggtctaagagtaaacctagcaattatagacctgttagtttgacgtcagtggtgggcaaattaatggaaagaatacttaaagataatatatataagcatctagataaacagggtctgattagaaacagtcaacatggatttgtgcctggaaggtcatgtttaactaaacttcttgaattttttgaagatgttactcgggaaattgatgagggtaaagcagtggatgttgtgtatatggactttagtaaggcctttgacaaggttcatcatggaaggttggttaagaaggttcaatggttgggtattaatggtggagtagcaagatggattcaacagtggctgaatgggagatgccagagagtaatggtggatggttgtttgtcaggttggaggccagtgacgagtggggtgccacagggatcggtgttgggtccactgttgtttgtcatgtacatcaatgatctggatgatggtgtggtaaattggattagtaagtatgcagatgatactaagataggtggggttgcgggtaatgaagtagagtttcaaagtctacagagagatttatgccagttggaagagtgggctgaaagatggcagatggagtttaatgctgataagtgtgaggtgctacatcttggcaggacaaatcaaaataggacgtacatggtaaatggtagggaattgaagaatgtaggtgaacagagggatctgggaataactgtgcacagatccctgaaagtggaatctcatgtagatagggtggtaaagaaagcttttggtgtgctggcctttataaatcagagcattgagtatagaagttgggatgtaatgttaaaattgtacaaggcattggtgaggccaattctggagtatggtgtacaattttggtcgcctaattataggaaggatgtcaagaaaatagagagagtacagaggagatttactagaatgttgcctgggtttcagcaactaagttacagagaaaggttgaacaagttagggctttattctttggagcgcagaaggttaaggggggacgatagaggttttaaaaatgatgagagggatagacagagttaacgtggaaaagcttttcccactgagagtagggaagattcaaacaaggggacatgacatgagaattaagggactgaagtttaggggtaaatgagggggaacttctttactcagagagtggttcgttgtgtggaatgagcgaaaattggatagttatatggatgggaagggaatggagggttatggtctgagcgcaggtatatgggactaggggaggttatgtgttcggcacggactagaagggtcgagatggcctgtttccgtgctgtaattgttatatggttatatgacatgGGGGGGAGACTGGATTGTGCAGAGGGATGAGAGTCACAACTTTAACGAACAAACACAATGCGACAGGCggaggaatatttgggaactcccatcccccacccgcccgctccgctccagtCCCACGAGGGAATGTCGGTGCCAGTGCTTACTGTTGCCCGGCGGTCAGGTGCAGCTTCTCGGTGGTCACATCGTCCTGGAAGACGCTCAGGGTGTGGGCGAGGCAGGCCAGCGGTTTGCAGTGGGGCAGCACATCGGTCACCAGCTCCCCGTTGCACACCTTGCTGCCGACCACCACCGCCCGCGTTCCCTCCGCCGCCGGGTTCTTCTGCCTGAAGATGCGGAGAAGCTGCCGGACGGTCTCGCGCTCCTCGCTCTGCAGGAACCACAGGCTCGCCAGCTCGCTCTCCCCGTTGCCGTTGATGGCCAGCAGCAGGTATGTGGGCAGCTGCAGGCCCGCCCAGCTGTAGGTGGCGCCCACCAGCAGCACCTCGGGGAACCTCTCGAAGGTCTGTTTCATGCGGCCGTCCTGGTAGTAGATGGCCTGCAACATGTTGGCCTtgttcaccaccatcaccaccgtgCCGTCTGCAAGTAAACGCAGACAAGAGTCAGAACAAGGGACTGACCCActtgcaccctggccacaaactctttgaagtagaaacatagaaaattggtgcaggagtaggccattcggcccttcgagccagcacggccattcaatatgatcttggccgatcatccagaatcagtaccctgttcttccCACGAGTGGTAGCTCTACCTAACAGCCGCTCTACACAACTACATTCTAGTCTGTAAGCCAAACACTTATGAACTCTCCAAGTGCACTTTAGATATTTGCATGTGCAATATACAGCAAAGCTGCCCCTTTTTACTCTTGCCCTTTATTTTTACATTGTTTAAGTATAATgttttttaattgtctgctgtcTCTAACATCTAAAATTTATTGACTTTCCGAGGGTAGATTAGTAccaatgtcagaggttatgggaagaaggcaagagaaaggggttaggagagagagatagatcagccatgatgggccgaatggcctatttttactattccttatgaccttacccTTGACGGACGCCAGTGTTGGCACCATTTTCTCCAAATCGGTTTTGTTGACCTTGAACTGGCCACATTTCTCCTTGCGTGCGGGGCTATGGGCATCCTCGTCAGCGAGCATCTTGCCGGCAACCTCCCCCAGCTGCACCTTGACACCCGCTCCATTACTCCGCAGCGAGACGATAGAAGTGGTGTCCACGCGCAGCGCTTTAACACAGAGCCTTTGGTGCTGgagcctctcctcctcttcctgtgTGGTATAGGCAAGGTCGTagggtcagttcagtttagtgtaatgtcacgtgtaccaaggtacagtgaaaagcttttgatgcgtgctaaccattcagaggacaaaggaatgtaggtggaagaggaggggggggggggggggagaggataaaAAAAAGAGGGTTGATTGTAGGTTTGTTGCCTAAAATTGGtggattcaatgttcatactgttgggttgtaagcaaccCAAACGGAATacaaggtgctattcctccatgTTGCAGTAACTCATTCATTTCTCATCCTACAGGAAGTCAGGAATGGGGTGAGGATTGTGCCACCAGATATGTCGGggtgagcagcacggtggcacaactggtagagctgtaacctcacagtggcacagatcttggtttgatcctgactctgggtgccacCCACGTgcggtttgcaccttctccctgtgactgcgtgggtttcctctgggtgctccggtttcttcccacatcccaaaaacaacatctggtttg
The DNA window shown above is from Leucoraja erinacea ecotype New England unplaced genomic scaffold, Leri_hhj_1 Leri_74S, whole genome shotgun sequence and carries:
- the LOC129694671 gene encoding zinc finger SWIM domain-containing protein 3-like isoform X3, producing the protein MSQVTGFQVGAEFSSYSELHRELRRYQRDNSMQMLTRHTRTIEAQRRRAPKRPMNDALKFAEIDYVCNHGGKLFKTKRFCKRPIRRTNKMKCPCIIKVRLSADGDKFVVKEMNESHNHTVPQEEEERLQHQRLCVKALRVDTTSIVSLRSNGAGVKVQLGEVAGKMLADEDAHSPARKEKCGQFKVNKTDLEKMVPTLASVKDGTVVMVVNKANMLQAIYYQDGRMKQTFERFPEVLLVGATYSWAGLQLPTYLLLAINGNGESELASLWFLQSEERETVRQLLRIFRQKNPAAEGTRAVVVGSKVCNGELVTDVLPHCKPLACLAHTLSVFQDDVTTEKLHLTAGQQSQLLQILHSMCYATWTEDYDLLYRQLLDSNAESAVDYFHKTWHGSRRQWVEGFKHENESYLTSSLQRVQALSQRLAATVEDFSNVTSFTRDLLKAVDTVRAECDQRVLQRAPPAGLEDNSVESFYRELLTDFAFRRVQRELEEAEWVSFLSVEADRAWPVCRRRALVTDQASCQCAFRTSMRLPCRHVLALRRRLGSDLFEPSLCAGRWTQEHFLGGQFPPASLRERDKVQQERYRQAFKVARKLSSLATRCPAEDFGRCLEVMTAVTDIWARGGQVQVTEINVTGATQQESSPATEAS
- the LOC129694671 gene encoding uncharacterized protein LOC129694671 isoform X1; the protein is MSQVTGFQVGAEFSSYSELHRELRRYQRDNSMQMLTRHTRTIEAQRRRAPKRPMNDALKFAEIDYVCNHGGKLFKTKRFCKRPIRRTNKMKCPCIIKVRLSADGDKFVVKEMNESHNHTVPQHSALSPTPSDTRAAMSQVTGFGVGAEFSSYSELHREFRRYQRDNSVQMWTKHSRTIEAQRRRAPKRPMNDALKFAEIDYACIHGGKLLKTKGFAKWQIKRINKMKCPCVIKVRLSADGDKFVVKVINESHNHIVPQEEEERLQHQRLCVKALRVDTTSIVSLRSNGAGVKVQLGEVAGKMLADEDAHSPARKEKCGQFKVNKTDLEKMVPTLASVKDGTVVMVVNKANMLQAIYYQDGRMKQTFERFPEVLLVGATYSWAGLQLPTYLLLAINGNGESELASLWFLQSEERETVRQLLRIFRQKNPAAEGTRAVVVGSKVCNGELVTDVLPHCKPLACLAHTLSVFQDDVTTEKLHLTAGQQSQLLQILHSMCYATWTEDYDLLYRQLLDSNAESAVDYFHKTWHGSRRQWVEGFKHENESYLTSSLQRVQALSQRLAATVEDFSNVTSFTRDLLKAVDTVRAECDQRVLQRAPPAGLEDNSVESFYRELLTDFAFRRVQRELEEAEWVSFLSVEADRAWPVCRRRALVTDQASCQCAFRTSMRLPCRHVLALRRRLGSDLFEPSLCAGRWTQEHFLGGQFPPASLRERDKVQQERYRQAFKVARKLSSLATRCPAEDFGRCLEVMTAVTDIWARGGQVQVTEINVTGATQQESSPATEAS
- the LOC129694671 gene encoding uncharacterized protein LOC129694671 isoform X2 yields the protein MSQVTGFQVGAEFSSYSELHRELRRYQRDNSMQMLTRHTRTIEAQRRRAPKRPMNDALKFAEIDYVCNHGGKLFKTKRFCKRPIRRTNKMKCPCIIKVRLSADGDKFVVKEMNESHNHTVPQHSALSPTPSDTRAAMSQVTGFGVGAEFSSYSELHREFRRYQRDNSVQMWTKHSRTIEAQRRRAPKRPMNDALKFAEIDYACIHGGKLLKTKGFAKWQIKRINKMKCPCVIKVRLSADGDKFVVKVINESHNHIVPQEEEERLQHQRLCVKALRVDTTSIVSLRSNGAGVKVQLGEVAGKMLADEDAHSPARKEKCGQFKVNKTDLEKMVPTLASVKDGTVVMVVNKANMLQAIYYQDGRMKQTFERFPEVLLVGATYSWAGLQLPTYLLLAINGNGESELASLWFLQSEERETVRQLLRIFRQKNPAAEGTRAVVVGSKVCNGELVTDVLPHCKPLACLAHTLSVFQDDVTTEKLHLTAGQQSQLLQILHSMCYATWTEDYDLLYRQLLDSNAESAVDYFHKTWHGSRRQWVEGFKHENESYLTSSLQRVQALSQRLAATVEDFSNVTSFTRDLLKAVDTVRAECDQRVLQRAPPAGLEDNSVESFYRELLTDFAFRRVQRELEEAEWVSFLSVEADRAWPVCRRRALVTDQASCQCAFRTSMRLPCRHVLALRRRLGSDLFEPSLCAGRWTQEHFLGGQFPPASLRERDKVQQERYRQAFK